In Nicotiana tabacum cultivar K326 chromosome 17, ASM71507v2, whole genome shotgun sequence, one DNA window encodes the following:
- the LOC107798431 gene encoding serine/threonine protein phosphatase 2A 57 kDa regulatory subunit B' theta isoform → MIKQILNRLPRKPSKSADNRDGGSSTFQSNASNSSRSVDLSSSRSGSLSATSLSGVTGSSTPGLNHGDRLPQAINAKVNGNASVFSYEALPNLRDVPASEKQNLFIKKLNLCCVLFDFSDPTKNLKEKDIKRQTLVELVDYVTSANGKFPEAVMQEVIKMVSSNLFRPPTPQPPENKVLEAFDVEEDEPLMDPAWPHLQIVYEFLLRFVASPETDAKLAKRYIDHSFVLRILDLFDSEDPREREYLKTVLHRIYGKFMVHRPFIRKSINNIFYRFIFETEKHNGIAELLEILGSIINGYALPLKEEHKLFLVRALIPLHKPKCAQMYHQQLSYCIIQFVEKDCKLADTVIRGLLKYWPITNSSKEVMFLGELEEVLEATQPPEFQRCMVPLFHQISRCLSSSHFQVAERALFLWNNDHIENLIKQNRKVILPIIFPALEKNTRGHWNQAVQSLTLNVRKIFSDIDPELFEECLQKFEEDLAHEEENKTKREMTWKRLEEIAATKAASNEPVLVSLRTTPHSSTG, encoded by the exons ATGATCAAGCAGATACTAAATAGGCTCCCACGGAAGCCATCCAAGTCAGCAGACAATCGTGATGGAGGAAGCTCTACATTTCAGTCAAATGCTTCAAATAGTTCAAGAAGCGTTGACTTGTCTAGTTCCCGATCCGGAAGTTTGAGTGCTACGTCTCTTTCAGGCGTCACTGGTTCTTCAACTCCAGGACTGAATCATGGGGATAGGCTTCCACAGGCTATAAATGCTAAGGTGAATGGAAATGCATCAGTTTTCTCATACGAGGCATTGCCTAATTTGAGGGATGTACCAGCTTCCGAGAAGCAAAACTTGTTCATCAAAAAGCTGAACTTGTGTTGTGTCTTGTTTGACTTTTCTGACCCAACTAAAAACTTGAAAGAGAAAGACATCAAGCGGCAGACATTGGTGGAGCTAGTTGATTACGTTACTTCTGCAAATGGGAAATTTCCAGAAGCTGTCATGCAAGAAGTAATTAAAATGGTATCCTCAAATTTATTCAGGCCTCCTACTCCCCAGCCTCCCGAAAACAAAGTTTTAGAAGCTTTTGACGTAGAAGAAGATGAACCATTGATGGACCCTGCATGGCCACATTTGCAAATTGTGTATGAGTTCCTTCTCAGGTTTGTGGCATCACCAGAGACAGATGCAAAATTGGCTAAGAGATACATTGATCACTCATTTGTTCTAAGAATATTAGATCTCTTTGATTCAGAAGATCCTAGGGAAAGAGAGTACTTGAAGACTGTACTTCACCGGATATATGGAAAGTTCATGGTGCACCGTCCATTCATTAGGAAATCAATCAACAATATATTTTATCGGTTTATTTTTGAAACTGAGAAACATAATGGAATAGCAGAACTGTTAGAAATTTTGGGCAGTATAATCAATGGATATGCTCTACCACTCAAGGAAGAGCACAAGTTGTTCCTCGTTCGAGCTCTTATCCCACTTCATAAACCAAAGTGCGCACAAATGTATCATCAGCAGTTATCTTACTGCATAATACAATTTGTGGAAAAGGACTGCAAGCTTGCTGATACTGTCATAAGGGGTCTGTTGAAATATTGGCCTATCACAAACAGCTCAAAGGAGGTAATGTTCTTAGGTGAGCTGGAAGAGGTCCTAGAAGCAACTCAGCCCCCAGAGTTTCAGCGCTGTATGGTTCCATTGTTTCATCAGATCAGTCGTTGCTTGAGCAGCTCACACTTTCag GTGGCTGAGAGGGCTTTGTTCCTGTGGAACAATGATCATATTGAGAACCTAATCAAACAAAATCGTAAAGTTATACTGCCAATAATCTTTCCTGCCTTGGAGAAGAATACTAGAGGCCACTGGAATCAGGCAGTACAAAGCTTGACATTAAATGTCCGCAAAATATTCTCTGATATAGATCCTGAACTTTTTGAGGAATGCTTGCAAAAATTTGAAGAAGATCTGGCTCATGAAGAAGAGAACAAGACAAAACGTGAAATGACTTGGAAACGGTTAGAGGAAATCGCTGCAACAAAAGCTGCTAGCAATGAGCCAGTGCTCGTTTCTCTTAGGACAACCCCTCATTCATCCACTGGCTAG